The following are encoded in a window of Roseivirga misakiensis genomic DNA:
- the tgt gene encoding tRNA guanosine(34) transglycosylase Tgt, whose translation MDFKLVAEDSGSKARSGVISTDHGEIKTPIFMPVGTAGTVKAVHQRELKEDVAAQIILGNTYHLYLRPGLDVIEGAGGLHKFNGWDRPMLTDSGGYQVYSLANTRKIKEEGVTFKSHIDGSKHTFTPEYAIDIQRTIGADIIMAFDECTPYPCEYGYARESMEMTHRWLKRCCDRFDATSSKYGYSQTLFPIVQGSTYKDLREKSAETIASFGREGNAIGGLSVGEPAEMMYEHTEIVCNILPKDKPRYLMGVGTPENILECIALGVDMFDCVMPTRNARHGLLFTSEGIINIKNEKWKKDYSPIDEALGGYVDTFYSKAYLRHLTHSKEYLGAQIASIHNLAFYLWLVDEARKHIEQGTFIDWKNVMVKKLTTRL comes from the coding sequence ATGGACTTTAAGTTAGTAGCAGAAGATAGCGGTTCGAAAGCCAGATCGGGGGTCATTTCAACCGACCATGGGGAGATTAAAACACCCATTTTCATGCCTGTGGGGACAGCTGGAACTGTTAAAGCGGTCCATCAAAGAGAGCTAAAAGAAGATGTAGCTGCTCAGATCATTTTAGGCAACACTTATCATCTTTATTTAAGGCCTGGGCTGGATGTAATTGAAGGAGCTGGTGGCCTACATAAATTTAACGGTTGGGATAGGCCAATGCTTACCGATTCAGGCGGGTACCAAGTTTATTCATTGGCCAATACACGAAAGATCAAAGAAGAGGGGGTCACTTTTAAATCTCACATCGATGGCTCCAAACATACATTCACCCCAGAATATGCCATTGACATCCAAAGAACGATAGGTGCAGATATCATCATGGCTTTTGATGAGTGTACGCCATATCCTTGCGAATATGGTTATGCAAGAGAATCCATGGAAATGACCCATAGATGGCTGAAAAGGTGTTGCGATCGATTTGATGCTACATCAAGTAAGTATGGTTATAGTCAAACACTTTTTCCAATCGTTCAAGGGAGTACCTACAAAGACTTGCGAGAAAAGTCTGCCGAGACAATTGCTTCGTTTGGTAGAGAGGGAAATGCCATAGGAGGTCTTTCTGTAGGAGAACCAGCGGAAATGATGTACGAGCATACTGAAATTGTCTGCAATATTCTGCCAAAAGACAAGCCCAGATATCTTATGGGCGTTGGCACGCCAGAAAATATTTTGGAATGCATAGCGCTTGGCGTCGATATGTTTGACTGCGTTATGCCGACGAGGAATGCACGACATGGTTTATTGTTTACATCAGAGGGGATCATCAACATTAAGAATGAGAAATGGAAAAAGGATTATTCTCCTATTGATGAAGCTTTAGGTGGATATGTCGATACCTTCTATAGCAAAGCTTATTTGAGACACTTAACTCATAGTAAAGAGTATTTAGGCGCTCAAATAGCCAGTATTCATAATCTTGCTTTTTATTTGTGGTTGGTAGACGAGGCCCGAAAACATATTGAACAAGGCACGTTTATTGATTGGAAAAACGTCATGGTTAAAAAGCTTACGACTAGACTTTAA
- a CDS encoding glycosyltransferase — MTTLLLIIFISLLLIQVYFFVRFDWAIKSNNKDAGDHKPSVSVIVAARNEAENLPKLLELLVKQDHPEFEIIIINDRSNDDTKLIVESYSAVIEKVRLINIEELPSHWTGKKHAIYQGIQKARNEILLFTDADCLPYSNRWISHMSGPFSKGVDIVLGLSPYQKRKGFLNQFIQFETLFVALQYVGFTKLGNPYMGIGRNMAVRKAKYNLAWLESNAHLEGGDDDLIVNKLARKGNTAVVTQKEGQTCSIPETKWSAYFKQKTRHLSAGQYYQKKDRTLLAVFTLSILFGWLLFLSLLVSAINPYFILTAFTLRSLSFYIIFARIGRKFGSPVNLWAIPLLDLCYSIYYPITGLKALLTKNIQWK; from the coding sequence ATGACCACCCTGTTATTGATCATTTTCATTTCATTACTCCTTATTCAGGTCTATTTTTTCGTTCGATTTGATTGGGCGATAAAGTCAAACAACAAAGATGCTGGTGATCACAAGCCATCAGTCTCTGTAATTGTAGCTGCCAGAAATGAAGCCGAAAACCTGCCTAAACTTCTGGAACTTCTAGTTAAGCAAGACCACCCAGAATTTGAAATCATTATCATAAATGATCGATCAAATGACGATACGAAGCTCATTGTCGAGTCATATAGCGCTGTTATTGAAAAGGTAAGACTGATTAATATTGAGGAACTTCCTTCTCATTGGACGGGTAAAAAACATGCAATTTATCAAGGAATACAAAAGGCTAGAAATGAGATTTTACTTTTCACAGATGCCGATTGCCTACCTTACTCGAATCGATGGATAAGCCATATGAGTGGACCTTTTTCGAAAGGTGTAGATATCGTACTTGGGCTTTCACCTTACCAAAAACGTAAAGGTTTTCTAAACCAGTTTATTCAATTCGAAACTTTATTCGTAGCACTGCAGTACGTTGGCTTTACCAAACTTGGAAATCCATATATGGGTATCGGAAGAAATATGGCCGTTAGAAAAGCGAAATACAATCTAGCATGGCTCGAATCCAACGCTCATCTAGAAGGTGGAGACGATGACTTAATCGTCAACAAACTAGCGAGGAAAGGAAATACGGCCGTAGTCACTCAAAAAGAGGGTCAAACCTGTTCGATTCCAGAAACTAAGTGGTCGGCATATTTCAAACAAAAAACCAGACACTTATCCGCTGGTCAGTACTATCAGAAAAAAGATAGAACGCTTTTGGCTGTTTTTACGTTATCAATCCTATTTGGGTGGTTATTATTTCTCTCGTTATTGGTAAGTGCTATTAACCCGTATTTCATTTTGACTGCATTCACGCTCAGGAGCTTGTCATTTTATATTATCTTTGCGCGCATTGGTCGAAAATTCGGATCTCCTGTGAACTTATGGGCTATCCCGTTGTTAGACTTATGTTACAGCATTTATTATCCTATTACGGGTTTAAAAGCGTTGTTAACTAAAAATATTCAATGGAAGTAG
- a CDS encoding RNA polymerase sigma factor, giving the protein MEVGKQFSDKALEDFRLIDLAVSGQNQQAFADLMQRYKKPVYHMILKMIRNVDDAEDLTIEAFAKAFKNLHKFKKDFTFSTWLFRIATNNTIDFIRKKRLDTMSLDTSYKDDNGDSVSIDVQDRNLNPQEEAIKAQKIELVRMFVTKLPAKYQRLVKLRYFDELSYDEIAKELGAPLGTVKAQLHRARELMYDLVKSKKDHI; this is encoded by the coding sequence ATGGAAGTAGGAAAGCAGTTTTCAGATAAAGCACTTGAGGATTTCAGACTCATAGACTTAGCAGTCTCTGGTCAAAATCAACAGGCCTTTGCTGATTTAATGCAGCGCTATAAAAAGCCTGTATATCATATGATTCTTAAGATGATTAGGAATGTAGATGATGCTGAAGACCTTACCATAGAAGCCTTTGCCAAGGCTTTTAAAAACCTCCACAAATTCAAAAAAGACTTTACGTTCAGTACTTGGTTGTTCAGGATAGCTACCAATAACACCATTGATTTTATTCGTAAAAAGCGGTTAGACACCATGAGTCTAGACACCTCTTATAAAGATGATAATGGTGACTCTGTATCTATCGACGTACAGGATAGAAATTTAAATCCACAAGAAGAGGCAATCAAGGCACAGAAAATCGAATTGGTTAGAATGTTTGTGACAAAGCTGCCAGCGAAATATCAGCGTTTAGTGAAACTTCGCTATTTCGATGAGTTAAGTTATGATGAGATTGCAAAAGAATTAGGTGCCCCACTTGGTACTGTTAAAGCGCAGCTTCATCGCGCACGCGAACTCATGTATGATCTCGTAAAAAGTAAAAAGGATCATATTTAA
- the rsmG gene encoding 16S rRNA (guanine(527)-N(7))-methyltransferase RsmG, whose amino-acid sequence MALIQKYFPELSPKQLEQFSRLPELYAHWNNQINVVSRKDIENIDERHILHSLAIAKVTSFKKGTTLLDVGTGGGFPGIPLAILFPDCEFHLIDSIGKKIKVVNAIAEALGLENVKAEHCRAEKVKESYDFVISRAVTRLGRFYPWVRKNFNQRSKHKVKNGILYLKGGDLMEELSESRLKKIATYKLSDYFEEEFFETKKVIHVPAQ is encoded by the coding sequence ATGGCGCTTATCCAAAAGTATTTCCCTGAATTAAGCCCAAAACAGTTAGAGCAGTTTTCAAGATTGCCGGAACTTTACGCACATTGGAATAATCAAATCAATGTAGTGTCAAGAAAAGACATTGAAAATATAGATGAACGCCACATCCTCCACTCTTTGGCTATTGCCAAAGTTACCTCCTTTAAAAAAGGTACGACGCTATTAGACGTTGGCACAGGCGGAGGTTTTCCAGGTATTCCTTTAGCGATTCTCTTTCCTGATTGCGAATTCCATCTAATTGATTCGATCGGTAAGAAAATCAAAGTTGTAAATGCCATTGCAGAAGCATTAGGCCTAGAAAATGTAAAAGCTGAACATTGTAGAGCCGAAAAGGTCAAAGAATCCTATGACTTCGTGATTAGTCGTGCGGTTACTCGACTAGGCAGATTTTATCCTTGGGTGAGAAAGAATTTCAACCAAAGATCAAAGCACAAGGTGAAAAATGGCATTCTCTACTTAAAAGGTGGAGATTTGATGGAAGAATTAAGCGAGTCTCGTTTAAAGAAAATAGCCACTTATAAATTAAGTGACTATTTCGAAGAGGAATTTTTTGAGACCAAGAAGGTCATACATGTTCCTGCTCAATAA